The genomic interval GTGGTCCTCGTGGGCGGAGCCGCGCCCCATCACTGGGTGGAGTTCCACGCGCAAACGGGAAGTTGGAAGGTGACGGTGGAGCGGGATGAGAGTTACGCGCGGAACCCCACCGGCAGGCGCACCGTCTACCGGTACCAGGTGGAGGGTCCCAGGGCGCCCGCGCTGATGGAGCATCTGAACCGAGGTCCGCTTCCCCATCTCCGGCCGTTTCAGATCGCGCCCATCCGCATCGCGGGACACACGGTCTGGGCCCTGCGCCACACCATGGCCGGCGGCCCCGGCTTCGAGCTCTTCGGCCCCTGGGAGGAGGGGCCAAGTGTGCGGGAGGCCATCCTGGAAGCCGGAAAGGCCTTTGGCCTGCGACAGGTGGGGACCCTCGCGTACTTCACCACGGGGGTGGACCTCGGATGGATCCCCCGCGTGCTCCCCGCCATCTACACGGGCGAGGAGCTGCGGCCGTTCCGGGAGTGGCTCCCGGTAACCAGCGGGGAAGCCACGTGGTCCCTGGGCGGAAGCTTCTACTCTCCGAACGTCGAGGATTACTATCTCACCCCCTGGGAACTCGGCTACGGACATCTCGTCCACCTGGACCACGAGTTCGTGGGCCGGGAAGCTTTGGCCCGCATGGCCTCTCAGCCCCGCCGCCGCAAGGTCACCCTCGTGTGGGAGGCAGAGGACGTGGCGGAGGTCTTCACCAGCTTCCTCCGACCCGGACTTCCCGCCCGCTATCTGGATCTTCCCCTCCCCACGTACGCGGTCTGGCAGTACGACGCGGTGCTCGACGAGCACGAGAGCCTGGTGGGGATCTCCACGTATGTGGCGTACAGCTGGAACGAGCGGGCCCTCCTCTCCCTGGCCGTGGTCTCAGCCGAGTTCGCGGAACCCGGGAAGCGGGTAACCGTGATCTGGGGGGAGCCTGAAGAGGGAGCAAAGAGCCGGCCCTGGCTGGAGCCCCACCGGCAGGTCCGGATCCGGGCCACGGTCGCTCCTGCGCCCATCAGTCCCCTCGCCCGGGAGCACCCCTCCGCCGCCCGCCGCTAGGACAGGCCCCGCGCTTCCCTGTCCGCAGAGACGGGGACCCTCTCTGCCGGCGTCACCAGCCGCCGGAGGAGTTCTGTGGCATGCGCGCGAACCGCCTCCGCATTCCGCAGCTTCACGTGCTCGTACCCCCGGATCCGATCCGGGAGCTGCAGGAGTTCCAGGACCTGCGCGTACGTCTCGGGCCGCAGGTGCTGAACCGCCCGTTGGACCACTTCCCGGTACCAACCGATGAGCCGCCGTTCCTCCCGCCGCACCCGGGTGTGTCCGAAGGGGTCGAGAGGCGTCCCCCGCAGGCGCCGCAGGGCCCGAAGGAGTCGGAAGACGGGCAGGATCCACGTCCCCACCTGGATCTTGCGCCTCAGGCCCAGGGCCCGAAGGACGGGCGGGTGCAGGTGCAGCCGGATATTCCGGGCGCTCGGGAAGACCCGGCGGAGCTGCTCCCAGAACTCCTCCCGCAGGTACAGGCGGGCCACCTCGTACTCGTCCTTGTAGGCCATGAGCTTGTGGAGGGATCGGATCACCGCGTGGGTGAGGGGGCCCGTGTGCCCCATGATCTGCCGCTCCCGGGCAGCCACCCGGAGCACGAAATCCACGTACCGCCTGGCGTACCGGGCGTCCTGGTATTCCATGAGATCCCCCACCCGGATGACCAACATCCGCCTCGACTCCTCATCGAGATCCCGGCACCGTGCCAGGAGCGCCCGGTAGGCCCTCCGCCCTGTCCATCCCAGCCGCCGTTCCAACCGGATCTGTTCCTCCTCGTACGGAAGGCTTGGAGGCTCCACCAGCGCTCGTACGCGCTCGGGCGCGTGCACGAGGAGCCGGCCGTACCGGAAGGCCTGGAGGTTCTCCTCCACCTGCACCCCGTTGAGCCGGATGGCCCACTCGATGCTCTCCGCCCGGAGGGGAAGCCGCCCCGCCTGGTACGCCACGCCCAACATGAGGAGATTCGTCATCATGTAGTCGCCGAACAACGCCTCCGCCACCCGCCGCCCCTCCACGTACACGTTCTCCGAGGCCCGGGTGTACTGGGCAATGGTGCGCTCAAGCACCTCGGGGGACACGGTGGCGAACGGGTCCCGGATCATCTCGCCCGTGGGGAGGACCGTGGTGTTCACCACGGCCACGGAGCGCAGGGGGTCGCACCGGTCCAGGTTCTGAGGCGCCACCCCGCCGATGAGGTCCAACACCAGGTACAGGTCCGCCTTCCCCAGACCCACCTTGTTCGACCACGCCTGGCCCCCCCCGGGTGTAAGAACGAGGCTGCTGATCACCGCCCCCCACTTCTGCGCGGCTCCCGTCTGGTCGTAGCTGAGTACCCGCAGCCCATCCCGCCACGCGGCGAAGCTCAGGATGGCGCTTACGGTGAGGACCCCGGTCCCGCCTACTCCGGGCATGTAGATGTGGTAGGGGCCCTCCGGGCGCACCTTTCCCGGAGGCTCCGGGATCGCGTCCGGTCCCAGCACGGGCGGGTGGGGGCGGGCAAACCCTCCCGGGGCTTCCACGGTCACGAAGGAGGGGCAGTCCCCCCGTAGACAGGAGTAGTCCTGGTTGCAGCTGGAGAGGTGGACCTGGGTCTTCGGCCCGAACTCCGTCTCCACCCGCTGCAGGGACATGCAGTTGCTCACCTGCCCACAGTCACCGCATCCCTCGCACACCCGCTCGTGGATCATCACGTACCGCTCAGGCCGGGGGAGTTTCCCCCGCTTCTGCTGCCGACGGCGCTCGTTCGCACACATCTCGTCATAGATGTAGACGGTGGTGCCCTGAACCTGCCGGAGATCCCGGAGGGCCCGCTCGTGTTCGTGGGCGGGATAGACCGTCACATTGCGGGCCAGTCCCGCGTTCCGGTAGCGGTTCGGGTCCTTCGTGACAATCGCGATCCTCCGGACCCCGTCCGCCTCCAGCATCCGGGTAAGCTCCGGGATCCCCACCTGCCCCACGGGCTGCTGCGCGCCCGTATTCGCAATGTACCCGTTGTAGAGGATCTTGAAGGTGATGTTGGCACCCACGCTGGCACTGAACCGGATGTTGGGATAGCTGGAGTGAAATAGCGATCCGTCCCCCACGTTTTGCACCATGTGGGGCTGGTCCACAAACGGCTGCAACCCCAACCACGGGAGCCCTTCCCCCCCGTACTGGGTCATGGCCACGATGTGACGGTGCGGCTGCTCGATGATGGAGGCAAAGGAGTGGCATCCGGGGCTTCCCCACGCCACCTGCCCCGGAAGCAGGACGGTGGAGGTGTTGTGAGGACAGCCGGAGCAGTAGTTGGGCATCCGCGATCGGGCGGGCGGGTACCGCCGCTCCCGGATGGCCCGGAGGCGCTCCGTCCGCGCCCGGACCCCCGGGTGGTCTCCCAGGTACGGCTTCAGACGCTCGGCGAGAATCTCGGCCACCAGGTCCGCATCCATGGCTCCCTGAAGGGGAAAGAGGGGGGCTCCGTGCTCGTCGTTCTTCCCCACCACCTTGATGGGACGTCCGAGGTCCAGCAGGGCCTCCTTGACCTGTGCTTCAACGAACCCCCGCTTCTCCTCCACCACGATGACCTCTTCCAGATCCCGGGCGAATTCCCGGAGGACCCGGAGCTCCAAAGGGTAGATGAGGCCAAGCTTCAGCAGCCGGATGCCCAGCCCCCGCAGGGTCTCCTCATCCAGGCCCAGATCCGCGAGGGCCTGACGCACGTCCGTGTAACTCTTCCCCGCGGTGACGATGCCCACCCGCGCCCGAGGAGGGTCGATCACGATCCGGTTGAGCCCGTTGACGGCCGCGTAGGCCCGTACCGCCGCGTGGCGCTCCCGATAGAGGTGGCGCTCCGTCTCCACGTTGGTGCCGGGAAAGAACGTGAAGTCCGTACGTTTCCGGAAGGGCTTGCCGTCGATCTCCAGCTCCGGGATCACGATCTCCGGCCGGTCCGGGTGGACACAGACCACCTCCCCCCCGTCGCACAGGGGCGCCACCAGCTTCATGGCCACCCAGCACCCGCTGAACCGGGAGAGGGCGATGGCGTGGAGACCCAGTTCCAGAAACTCCGCCACGGAGGCGGGATAGATCACGGGGATGCCGTGGGTGAGGAAGGCGTAGTCGTCCTGGAAGGGCATGGTGCTGGACTTGCCCTCGTGGTCTTCCCCGGCCAGCACCACCACGGCCCCGTACCGGCTCGTGCCCGCGAAGTTCCCGTGCTTGAGGGCGTCGCCGCTCCGGTCCACGCCGGGCCCCTTCCCATACCAGATCCCCACCACCCCGTCGTAACGGGAGTGGGGATAGGAATCCAGCATCTGGGTCCCCATGAGAGCCGTGGCCGCGGACTCCTCGTTCGGGGCAGGCCGGTGCACCACGTGGTGGGCCTCCAGGAGGTTCCGGACCCGCTGCAGGGCCACATCGTAAACGCCGAGCGGCGAGCCCGGGTACCCGCTGATGAACACCCCCGTGCGCAGCCCCGCCCGACGATCTCGCCGGACCTGGTCCAGGGGCAGGCGTACCAGCGCCTGAATCCCCGTGAGGTACACCTCCCCTTCCTCCAGGGTGTAGCGGTCCTCCAGGCGCAGTTCCTCCAGGGACCGGGCCATGCCCTACTTCCTCCCCAGCTCCCGGATGGCCTGCCGCAGGTACGTGAAGTCAAACACCCGCTCGATGGGGATGGGCTCCCGGTACCGCAGCAGGCCCCGGCGCATATAGAACCGCTGCTGGTCCTCGAGCTGTCGGACGTCCACCGCCAGGTTGGGGTCCAGGTGATGCGGCCGGGCCTTCCGGATGATCTCCAGGGAGGCCCCGGTGTACTTGGCCATCAGCTGCATGTTGTCCTCGCGCCGCCACCCGTTGTCGAGTGCAAGGTCCCGCCCGGCCCGGAGATACGCCACCATGAACCGCTGCGCGAGTTGGCGGTTCCGCTCCGCCCAGGTGGCGTTCCAGAAGATGAAGGTGAAGGGGATGGGCTTGGCCCCCGGGGGCTTTCGGAGTGGCCGGATGCCCACGCCTCGCTCCTCCGCGATGGTGGGGAAAGGCTCCGAGATGATCCCCGCCCAGATGGCGCCGGTCTCCAGGGCCGGGACCATGTCGGGGAACGGCATGGTTTTCAGGTCCACGTCCTCGATGGAGATCCCATCCAGCCGCAGCGCCCGATCCATCAGGTACTCCGTGACCACGCCCCGGGCGTTGATGGCCACGGGTTTGCCTTTGAGCTGCGCGATGCGGTTGATCTCGCTCCCCCACACCGCTCTCCGCACGGTGAAGTAGTCCTCCAGGAAACCGTTGTGCAGGGAGGCCACGAACTTCACCGGGAGGCCTTCGTGGATGGCGTTGAAGGCGGCCGCGCCAAGGGCTCCGCCGCCCACCTGCAGCTGCCCGATGGCCACCTGAGAGAGGATCTCCGCCCCACTGGGCAACCGCACCAGCTCCACCTCAAACCCCTCCTGCGGGAGATACCGTTCCGCCGCGATGAAAACCGCGGCCATGGAGTCCGTGGGGATGTAACCGATCCGGATCCGCGTCCGCTGGGCAGGCGCGGCGGCCAGCCCCACCGCGAGGGCCAGCACCACCACGAGGCTTCCGAAGATCCACCCGCGACGACCCATTTTTCTCCCCCCTTCTCTTGTGTTTTAAGCCCAAACGTCCACCGTGGGTTGCCAGCGCAGAAGCCGATCCTGCACCCGCCTGAGCCCCCGGGTGAGCAGGATGCCGATCCCTCCCACCACCACGAGGGCCGCGAACATCTGCGGGGTGGCCAGCATCTGCCAACTCCGCCACACCAGGTGGCCGAGCCCGGATTTCGCGATGGCGAACTCCACCGCGATCAGGGTCACCAGGCTTAATCCCAGGCCCAGCCGCAGCCCCGTGAGGATCCCGGGGAGGGCCGCGGGCAGGATCACCTTCCAGAACAGGCCAAATCCCCGGGCCCCGTAGTTCCGCCCCACCTCCACCAGGAGGGGGTCCACGTGCCGCACCGCGTCCATGGTGTTCACCACGATCTGGAAGAAGGCGGTGAGGGAGGCCGTCACCACGAAGGCGGGATCTCCCACCCCGAGGAGGATGAGGAAGAGGGGAAGCAGGGCGACCTTCGGAAGGGGATAGAGGAACATCACGTAGGGATCCAGGGCCCGACGCGCGGCGGTGAACAGGCCCATCAGGATCCCGATCCCCAGACCCGGGAGCGAGGCCAGCAGGAAGGCACTTCCCAGCCTCCCCAGGGTGGCGAGGGTATGGAGGGCAAGATCCCCGCCCCGGAAGTCCTGCCACAGTACCTGCAGGATCCGGGAGGTGGGGGGAAAGTACGCGGGGTTCAGCAGGCCGCCCCGGGAAAGCCCCTCCCACAGCAGCGCCGCGGCCACCACCCCGACCGTGGCCCGCAGTTCCCGGGGAAGCAGCCCTCCCCGGGCCGCGGCCGCCCATCCGCTCACAGCCCTCTCTCCAGACCCCGCTGCCACGGCACCAGCCTCTGCCGGACTGCCTCGAGCCCGTAGGTCACCGCCAGCCCCAGGGCCGCGATCACCAGCAACCCCGCGTACATATCCCGCACCCGCAGGGTCTGCCAGCTGAGCCACAGCCAGGCTCCCAAGCCCGCCTCCGCCCCCACCATCTCCACCGCGATCACCACGATGAGGGTGAGTCCCAACGCCAGCCGGAGCCCCGTGAAGATCCAGGGAAGGGATCCCGGCAGGAGCACCTTCATGAACAGGCGCCAGCCCACGGCACCGTAGTGCGTGGCGGCCTCCAGGAGACTCCGATCCAGCTGCCGTACCCCCGCGGTGGTGTTGATCACCACCAGCAGAAAGGAGGTCACCGCGGCCGTGGCCACCCGGGCGGCCTCTCCCCGCCCCAG from Armatimonadota bacterium carries:
- a CDS encoding ABC transporter permease; the encoded protein is MAERGARRGLRDGGLLLSLLSVVALLGLWEGAARAGWIHEAFFPRPTVVGAQFTALVREGVIGQHLSVTLRRLFWSFLVAALPGVALGLVLGVWRTAREVVDPLVAFVYPIPSVLFLPLAAIVLGRGEAARVATAAVTSFLLVVINTTAGVRQLDRSLLEAATHYGAVGWRLFMKVLLPGSLPWIFTGLRLALGLTLIVVIAVEMVGAEAGLGAWLWLSWQTLRVRDMYAGLLVIAALGLAVTYGLEAVRQRLVPWQRGLERGL
- a CDS encoding ABC transporter substrate-binding protein is translated as MGRRGWIFGSLVVVLALAVGLAAAPAQRTRIRIGYIPTDSMAAVFIAAERYLPQEGFEVELVRLPSGAEILSQVAIGQLQVGGGALGAAAFNAIHEGLPVKFVASLHNGFLEDYFTVRRAVWGSEINRIAQLKGKPVAINARGVVTEYLMDRALRLDGISIEDVDLKTMPFPDMVPALETGAIWAGIISEPFPTIAEERGVGIRPLRKPPGAKPIPFTFIFWNATWAERNRQLAQRFMVAYLRAGRDLALDNGWRREDNMQLMAKYTGASLEIIRKARPHHLDPNLAVDVRQLEDQQRFYMRRGLLRYREPIPIERVFDFTYLRQAIRELGRK
- a CDS encoding aminomethyl transferase family protein; amino-acid sequence: MGEARGPRTLQELLDSVPSIVDHLYSNPKGQWLARRHPPHLVPPEFTNWREEQQAWRETVALYDQSYHMTMTYVRGPDAIPLFCALGVNRFTTFGPGRARHFVACAPSGYVIGDGVLYCLRPEEVVLVGGAAPHHWVEFHAQTGSWKVTVERDESYARNPTGRRTVYRYQVEGPRAPALMEHLNRGPLPHLRPFQIAPIRIAGHTVWALRHTMAGGPGFELFGPWEEGPSVREAILEAGKAFGLRQVGTLAYFTTGVDLGWIPRVLPAIYTGEELRPFREWLPVTSGEATWSLGGSFYSPNVEDYYLTPWELGYGHLVHLDHEFVGREALARMASQPRRRKVTLVWEAEDVAEVFTSFLRPGLPARYLDLPLPTYAVWQYDAVLDEHESLVGISTYVAYSWNERALLSLAVVSAEFAEPGKRVTVIWGEPEEGAKSRPWLEPHRQVRIRATVAPAPISPLAREHPSAARR
- a CDS encoding ABC transporter permease, whose amino-acid sequence is MSGWAAAARGGLLPRELRATVGVVAAALLWEGLSRGGLLNPAYFPPTSRILQVLWQDFRGGDLALHTLATLGRLGSAFLLASLPGLGIGILMGLFTAARRALDPYVMFLYPLPKVALLPLFLILLGVGDPAFVVTASLTAFFQIVVNTMDAVRHVDPLLVEVGRNYGARGFGLFWKVILPAALPGILTGLRLGLGLSLVTLIAVEFAIAKSGLGHLVWRSWQMLATPQMFAALVVVGGIGILLTRGLRRVQDRLLRWQPTVDVWA
- a CDS encoding indolepyruvate ferredoxin oxidoreductase family protein is translated as MARSLEELRLEDRYTLEEGEVYLTGIQALVRLPLDQVRRDRRAGLRTGVFISGYPGSPLGVYDVALQRVRNLLEAHHVVHRPAPNEESAATALMGTQMLDSYPHSRYDGVVGIWYGKGPGVDRSGDALKHGNFAGTSRYGAVVVLAGEDHEGKSSTMPFQDDYAFLTHGIPVIYPASVAEFLELGLHAIALSRFSGCWVAMKLVAPLCDGGEVVCVHPDRPEIVIPELEIDGKPFRKRTDFTFFPGTNVETERHLYRERHAAVRAYAAVNGLNRIVIDPPRARVGIVTAGKSYTDVRQALADLGLDEETLRGLGIRLLKLGLIYPLELRVLREFARDLEEVIVVEEKRGFVEAQVKEALLDLGRPIKVVGKNDEHGAPLFPLQGAMDADLVAEILAERLKPYLGDHPGVRARTERLRAIRERRYPPARSRMPNYCSGCPHNTSTVLLPGQVAWGSPGCHSFASIIEQPHRHIVAMTQYGGEGLPWLGLQPFVDQPHMVQNVGDGSLFHSSYPNIRFSASVGANITFKILYNGYIANTGAQQPVGQVGIPELTRMLEADGVRRIAIVTKDPNRYRNAGLARNVTVYPAHEHERALRDLRQVQGTTVYIYDEMCANERRRQQKRGKLPRPERYVMIHERVCEGCGDCGQVSNCMSLQRVETEFGPKTQVHLSSCNQDYSCLRGDCPSFVTVEAPGGFARPHPPVLGPDAIPEPPGKVRPEGPYHIYMPGVGGTGVLTVSAILSFAAWRDGLRVLSYDQTGAAQKWGAVISSLVLTPGGGQAWSNKVGLGKADLYLVLDLIGGVAPQNLDRCDPLRSVAVVNTTVLPTGEMIRDPFATVSPEVLERTIAQYTRASENVYVEGRRVAEALFGDYMMTNLLMLGVAYQAGRLPLRAESIEWAIRLNGVQVEENLQAFRYGRLLVHAPERVRALVEPPSLPYEEEQIRLERRLGWTGRRAYRALLARCRDLDEESRRMLVIRVGDLMEYQDARYARRYVDFVLRVAARERQIMGHTGPLTHAVIRSLHKLMAYKDEYEVARLYLREEFWEQLRRVFPSARNIRLHLHPPVLRALGLRRKIQVGTWILPVFRLLRALRRLRGTPLDPFGHTRVRREERRLIGWYREVVQRAVQHLRPETYAQVLELLQLPDRIRGYEHVKLRNAEAVRAHATELLRRLVTPAERVPVSADREARGLS